A region of the Curvibacter sp. AEP1-3 genome:
GGCCGGCGAATGGCCGCTGTTTCTGGGGATTGCGTTTTCCGTCATGGCGGCCAGTGCGCTGCTGGGTTACTGGCTGATGCGCAGCGGTTTGCTGCCGGGCAGCACCGCCATCTGGGGCCTGGCACCGGGCGCGGCCTCTGCCATGGTGCTCGTGGCGGGCGATTTCGGTGCAGACACCCGGCTGGTGGCATTCATGCAGTACCTGCGGGTCGCCCTGGTCACCGCGATTGCTTCGCTGGTGGCTCACTTTGCAACAGGCGTTGCGGCCTCCCCCGAACACGTCGCACCCGGTTGGGATGTCCAGCTGGCCCATTGGCTGCACATCCAGAACCCGGTGCATGCCGGCCTGACCCTCGCGCTGGTGCTCGCCGCCGCTTGGTTGGGCCGCACCCTCACCTTCCCCGGGGGCCCTTTGTTAATCCCCATGATGCTGGGACTGGCGATGGACAACCTCAGCCCCTGGAAGCTGGAGCTGCCGGGTCCCCTGCTGGCGCTGGCGTATGCCGCGCTGGGGTGGGGCATAGGTCTGCGCTTCAACCGCGCGATTCTGGAGCACGCCTGGCGGGTGTTACCGCGGGTGCTGGTCGCCATCGCTGCGCTGATCGTTCTCGGATTGGTGATTGCCAGCAGCCTCATGTTTTTTGCGGACGTAGCCCCCCTCACTGCCTACCTGGCCACCAGCCCCGGCGGTGCGGACTCGGTGGCCGTAATTGCTGTGGGCAGCGCCGTGGATGCGGGTTTTGTGATGGCCATGCAGATGGTCCGTTTTTTCATGGTGTTGCTGCTGGGCCCGCGCCTTTCGCGCTGGCTGGTGCAACGTCTGTCAGGGCGCAATGCGGCCTGAAGCCTTTCTTCTTTTCAACTCAAACAGGATATTTATGCCCTCTATCAACTTCATCGGTGGCGAAAAAGGCGGCGTCGGCAAATCAGTGGTTGCCCGCCTGCTGGCCCAGCACTTCATTGACAAGGGACGCGCATTTACCGGCTTTGACACCGATCGCTCGCACACCTCTTTTACCCGCTTTTATGCCGACTACGCCTCCCCCGTGGTGGTGGACACCTACGAGGGCCTGGACCTGATTGCTGCGGTGTTTGAGGAAGAGCCTGCAGAAGGCCCTCTTCCCAACGTAATCGTCGATCTGGCAGCCCAGACCGCCGCGCCGCTGGCCCGTTGGGTGAAGGACTCCGACCTTGTCTCGCTGATGGCCAGCTTGGGCATCACCGTGAACTTCTGGCATGTGGCCGATGCGGGCAAAGACTCGGTGGACTTGCTGGACCGCTTGGTGGCCACTTATGGCGCAGGCCCCAA
Encoded here:
- a CDS encoding AbrB family transcriptional regulator; translation: MSFLRLQPRLHGPALLLGSALASAAFLLMGVPAGMLLGCMLAAVLLATQDMDVQVPAPLFAIGQSVIACLMARSLHFEVLHRVAGEWPLFLGIAFSVMAASALLGYWLMRSGLLPGSTAIWGLAPGAASAMVLVAGDFGADTRLVAFMQYLRVALVTAIASLVAHFATGVAASPEHVAPGWDVQLAHWLHIQNPVHAGLTLALVLAAAWLGRTLTFPGGPLLIPMMLGLAMDNLSPWKLELPGPLLALAYAALGWGIGLRFNRAILEHAWRVLPRVLVAIAALIVLGLVIASSLMFFADVAPLTAYLATSPGGADSVAVIAVGSAVDAGFVMAMQMVRFFMVLLLGPRLSRWLVQRLSGRNAA
- a CDS encoding mobilization protein; this encodes MPSINFIGGEKGGVGKSVVARLLAQHFIDKGRAFTGFDTDRSHTSFTRFYADYASPVVVDTYEGLDLIAAVFEEEPAEGPLPNVIVDLAAQTAAPLARWVKDSDLVSLMASLGITVNFWHVADAGKDSVDLLDRLVATYGAGPNYIVVKNLGRGSDFSQLEDSAALKKAVALGGHVISLPQLHEASMRKIDRQNASFWAAVNRKDGDDALGMLERQRVKTWLKSCYATLDALPLG